The stretch of DNA aataataaaaataaagatagaatcatggaaataaataaattctaggtgatgaacacttacccaatcgatttgcttgaaaaccccacaagaaatcgctcaaaaccgagctctacaggtcataatatgataaaaaaatgtcctaaccctcgatttggaaaacaTATATTATGCCGAAGCCTTaaagcatcgcgatcgcggaatggGAACTGCGATCGCGAATCGGAAATGGCTACTGCCCGGAATTGATGATGTGCGATCGCGAACAAGAatgtgcgatcgcgaagaaggaaattaatGGCCCGGAACtgggctacgcgaacgcgtgaagtcacgcgaacgcgaagaaggagaaggcagaccttcgcgatcgcgaatggaatcacacgaacgcgaagaacaacgaattcctcctccaaaattactcttcgcaaacgcgaacgAAGGGACACGAAggcgattaaggaaaccagatgacaaaAAATaatagttcaaaaatagaaggaaatggcccatagcccatccgaaatacacccgaggcccacgTGACCCcatctaaacacacaaacaagttccataacctaacacggactcgctcgaggtctcaaatcacatcgaacaacgccgaaaatacgaatcgcaccatgaatcgaacttaagaactttcaaatcttccaacttcgaaaactcgtgccgaaacctatcaaaccaacccggaatgacgttaaaTTGAAGACATTGAAGACAATTTTTGCAAAAATCAAAAATTGAAGACAATTTTTGCAAAAATCAAGTCGAGTACGAAATCAGAAAGCCCTGCCGATTCCGTTTCATAAACAAAGCCATACACCTATGCTGGGATTAGTTATGCTGAGATTGTTTTTTATTCACttgtatacagtcgaaatagatttcggcctttctacgttcgatcgagttcgagtgttaagaagtcggaatgagattttgggagtgagctttgaggtcggtactaacgaacctcgagcccgaaggtcgctcgaggaggcggctcgataatcctatcgagcccgtgaccgaatcgatctgctaggcactgcttcgaggtcggaaatgcgcgacgcccatctcgaaggccGAACTCGATCCAAGACCGAAGGCCCCGACCcggtaacgagttcgagctagtatcgagctcacagacaagagccgttgcaaccacaccaagtgagagaatcttggcgggaatcaaggaaaagacaagtcatcatgggtttTCCACtacatgttttactttattgtattttggtaatgaccctcttctataaaaggggaatccttgtaagctagaaGATGGGGGAGAAAAAaagatcacttcttatattgatagttatccccttgtgcttattttacttattcattctttttgcttattattttcgttcttacagtcaacaatacacatatttccatttctctacgcgatttatatcaaattgtatcgcatatccttagaaccatccacaaatctaatgttatccgatttttccagtaaacagtttggcgcccaccgtggggctaaaggtaacagtgatcgtttgatataaacctaaagtacacgccagtttgcaacttcaaatcaggaatggcttcacctatcgaccacgaagccggccttcaagatgaaaccaacaacttggcacccggggccggaaaGCCACTCGATGAAGGCACTGAGGCTCGAATCAAAGCACCCGAAATTCGAGCTGACGtatcattggatgtcaattcacaaatagctcaaGAGGCGAAttagcgttccgaaccggaaagaagcattcagggcggtactcgatccgtagctcgagacacccataacatagaggagatcggagtcagtttacggatgatcttcgagatgctacaagcccagcaaatagcgatagctcagttgcagagcaaaactcaggtacaaagcaggccggagcccaatccgcttcgagaagtcacccacagaacggaaccagccatagagaagccaaatgaacaagaatcggggactactcccgaaattactaaattgctcgaggaactcacaaaaagagtcgaagccaacgataaaaaagtagaaacatataattctagGGTCGtccagatcccgggggctccaccaatgataaaagggctagattcgagAAAATTTATTCAAaggccttttccctcgagtgcagccccaaaaccaatccccaaaaaattctgtatgcccgaaatacccaaatataacggaacgaccgaccccaacgagcacatcacttcttacacgtgtgccatcaagggtaatgatttggaagatgatgagatcgaatctgtattattaaaaaaatttggtgaaaccctgtcaaaaggggcaatgatatggtatcataatttaccatctaactccattgattcttttgctatgcttgcagattgcttcatAAAAgctcatgccggagccataaaggtcgaaaccagaaagtcggacctgttcaaggtaatgcaaaaggataacgagatgctaagggagttcgtagctcgttttcaaattgaacgaatggatctgccactagtcacagacgattgggttgttcaagctttcactcaaggtctaaatgagCGGAGCTCGAGGGCTTCGCGacggctgaagcaaaatctgattgaggacccagctattacttggactgATGTGCACAatcaatatcaatccaaaataagagtcgaagatgaccagttgacttCTAGGACCATTACGAAAAAGAaaaagtcgaccagagatcgataccagccatatagcggaaacgatactactgctgagtatccgaggcctctttaaaatcaacctcgtacaCAGGGGGGATTTATCATTGAATGCAtatgtgatgattatcaagttcggtgcaaaggaagttactttgTGATTTCATGACAAACGATGTCTCAATGGAAAacgttgtaagggccaaacggtcaaaacgaaccatgcttatatagttggcccgagccctgacgcaaaacatgaacccatgtGTAATGACCTGCAAAGAAagctctcttctttaccgatattttatgttcaagatttattatgcaaacaggatcgagtccgaatcattcgctcgacttccaagcctacgggctacctttattttgagttcgagcaatcactcactcgaccattaagcctacgggctactttgactattacgcctacgggctacattgtatcgagttcgaatcattcactcgattgccaagcctacgggctacctttatttcgagttcgagcaatcactcactcgaccattaagcctacgggctactttgactattatgcctacgggctacattgaatcgagtttgaatcattcactcgattgccaagcctacgggctacctttatttcgagttcgagcaatcactcgctcgaccattaagactacgggctacctttatttcgagttcgagcaatcactcactcaaccattaagcctacgggctactttgactattatgcctacgggctacattgcatcgagttagaatcattcactcaattgccaagcctacaggctacctttatttcgagttcgagcaatcactcactcgaccattaagcctacgggctactttgactattacacctacgggctacattgcatcgagttcgaatcattcactcgattgccaagcctacgggctaccgttatttttagttcgagcaatcactcactcgaccattaagcctacgggctactttgactattacgcctacgggctacattgcatcgagttcgaatcattcgctcgactgccaaccTACggactacctttatttcgagatcgagcaatcactcactcgaccattaagcatatgggttactttgactattacgcctacgggctacattgcatcgagtttgaatcattcactcgattgccaagcctacgggctaccttttttttgagtttgagcaatcactcactcgaccattaagcctatgggctactttgactattatgcgtacgggctacattgcatcgagttcgaatcattcgctcgactgtcaagcctacgggctacctttatttcgagttcgagcaatcactcgctcgaccattaagcctacgggctactttgactattacgcctgcaggctacattgcatcaagtttgaatcattcactcgactgctaagcctacgggctacctttatttcgagttcgagtcatcactcactcgactattacgcctacgggctactttgattattatgcctacgggctatattgcatcgagttcgaatcattcgctcgactgccaagcctacgggctacctttattttgagttcgagcaatcactcgctcgaccattaagcctacgggctactttgactattacgcctacgggctacattgcatcaagttcgaatcattcactcaactgctaagcctacgggctacctttatttcgagtttgagccatcactcgctcgactattacgcctacaggctgCATTAGTTCaagcaaaactactcatttctttGAATTAAAATcaacacttgactatttaagatAAAGGACGCTCGAACTCGATAAAACAAAGGGGACTAACCACGAGGCCCGAAGGCAACagagatttaaattcaaactttttatttagtttgaaaggcatttctcttcaaaaaaaagaagaaagatttgtaTTTACAAAATTTTTGTACAGAAGCGGCGAAAACGCCATCAGAAGTTATcagattcaaagcatgttgggcctcgttgaaaagacagGAAGCTGctccgcattcatcactgattgatcttctctGGTCACCAAGGACCAAAGGTAACTGGCAATTCCCACCGGGGAAGAGAAAATTCGGGTATCCTCAATgaagtcggggactataaagacgcataagatgatcgagcattacatacgtcatggtcgggatcgataaaaatatcagtgtatatctgatcgagctgctgggaaatcatatcgtttctcgccacatccttttctgagaaataaggggactatctgtatacggtcgaaatagatttcggccatcctacgttcgatcgagttcgagtgttaagaagttggaatgagattttgggagtgagctttgaggtcggtactaacgaacctcgagcccgaaggtcgctcgaggaggcggctcgataatcctatcgagcccgtgaccgaatcaaTCTGctaggcactgcttcgaggtcggaaatgcgtgacgcccatctcgaaggtcgaactcgatccaagATCGAAGGGCCCGAACcggtaacgagttcgagctagtatcgagctcacagacaagagccgttgcaaccacaccaagagagagaatcttgacgggaatcaaggaagagacaagtcatcatgggtcttccactacatgttttactttattgtatttTGGTAATGACCATCTTCTATaaaaggggaatccttgtaagctagaaGATGGGGGAGAAAAAaagatcacttcttatattgatagttatccccttgtgcttgttttacttattcattctttttgcttattattttcgttcttacagtcaacaatacacatatttctatttctctatgcgatttatatcaaattgtatcgcatatccttagaaccatccacaaatctaacgttattcgatttttccggtaaacatcactgtttggtatgttgtattaaaaatgatatttgcatAATTTCTAAGAAGAAGATATAAGTTATCCCTGTTTAACAAAACAATAAGATCTTTAGTCagcctatttttagaagaacttgggttactgataaccaaataATTCCCTACTTCCTCAGTAATTTATTTAAAAGGAAATAAAGTTGACaaaaaataactaaaaagaaaGAATAATTGATTGTACCAAATAAGCAAGAGAAAGTGAATATATTTCAATAGTACTCCGAACGTGTCTTTACAAATGAGATTCTCCTCCCTTATATAGGATTTTACAAATAAAACGTTTCCTCCTATTTATGGCGGAATCATTATGAGCTTTAACGCCATTAATTGTCCGTTATGATTGGTAATCGTAACTGTCTATGAAGATTTTGTAATGATTCTGATTCCACTTCTTCATTAATTGTATGTCCGTGAATCTTCCCTCTTTTCAGTCTTGATTCATTCCGCTCGTGCCTCTTCAACAATTATTTTAGGTTTGAACGTTGGTTCTCCATTATCTCATGGGTATTTGCCTCGTACCTCTTGCGCTTCATACATCTTTTAAATGAAATATGCCAGTTGTCATTTCCTCATTATTTCACGTATCATGCTCTGTCAGCTAAATATAATTTCACGTGTATCATTTATTTaccaccaatacagatagtccccctactttctgaATTCTCTACAATTGAATATTCGGTAAGTGGTATGTATTTTAAGGCGGGAATTCTTTGTCGTCGTTTCCCAAGCATCATTGTGCTTTCTTCTAAATTAATGCGTCGTATGTCACTTCCATTTAATGCATATGCCACGTGGCTTTTGATGATTGGTTCTGTGGCTTCTCAGCATTTTTTTAGGGATTTTCATACTTCTTAGGTTTTAGGAAACCTTTATTCTACAgtgttcttcttcattcttccTTCTTTTTTTCGACGCGTATTCCTCTATTAATTCCTTATACAACCATGTCTTCATCAACTCCTGACCCTCGCAAAGTCGTAATTGTTGATGAACTTTCTCCTTCATCTGCTCCTGTGAGAAGTAGAAGAGGAGGCAGACTTTGTAATTTAGGGTCGTTGTCCACTCGTGGTTCTTCATCTCAAACCACTACTcccacttcttcttcttctaaaccTAGCGCTTCTTTAACCCCTATATCTTCTTCTAGAAATAAGGAATCGAGTGAATCTATACGTGAACTAACAATTGATGAAATTGTTCCACAGGAATTTTCTTTCTCATCTGATCGAGAAACCATAAGAAATCAAGTTTCTTCTTTAGGTTCTCATGATCGTGCCGATCTTTATCCTACTCAAATTACCACTGGTTTAATTTCTCTTGTTCGAAGAGAATGTAACTGGAAACCTGACTTCCCAGTTTTAGTTCTTGATCCAAACCAAAGAATAACCTCATATCAAGctggttatttatttatttatacatatcCTTTCACTTTAGGATTTAGACCACCCATTGACCCAGTAATCATTGAATTTTGCCGCTTCTTTAATGTATGTCTGAGACAAATTATCCCCATTGTTTGGAGGACTGTTGCATGCCTTCGTTACTTATCTAACTTGGCTTCCCTGCATTTCACCTTTCATCATTTGGTTCATCTTTATTCCCTCAAATTATTTCGTGAAAGGGTGTTTTCACTTGTGGCCAGAAGCAAGAGGGTATTGGTTAGCCTTGAGGATGATAGAGACCATGGCTGGTATGCTCACTTTGTAGCTGCTCCCACAAGTACTTTGGTGGGTGAAGAGAATATACCCTTTCTAGAAAAGTGAAATTTTGCACGTAAGTGTTTTTCCTttaccttttcttttctttcttgaaaCAAGAAACTTTTAATCTCGTGTCTACTTTTTCAGCAACCATGGAAGTTTTTGAGGAGATTCCTAACTTCCGTGCTTGGGTAGAAAAGTTATTGTCAGTTGCCCCTATGGAGAGAAGGTCTTAGAAGTACCTTTCTCAAAGGTTTGGTTGGAAAGTCAAAACACACGGTACCTTTTCTGTTcaatttctcttcttctcttgtGTTAGCTTAGGAGCTTCTTACCAAATTTCTCTCTTTTGTTAGGATTTCCTATTCGTGGTGTCAGTCCCGCATCTATTTCTTCTACAAGACTTTCTGTATCTCTTGCTCAAGAGAGAATTTTGAGCTCTTCATTGAAAAGAAAAGTTGATGGTTCCTGTGCCTCTGAGGGTGAAGAAGAACAGGAAGAGGGTTCTTTAGTACGCATGCCTCGGGTTAGGAGGCGCGTTATTTCCGATGATAAAGCTATCTCTCCTCCAAGTTCAATCCCTTCGAGACTTTTAGATGATCCCGAAAGTACTACATTAGTGATTTCCGATGAAGAAATGAATATTCCTCCCTGTGATTCTACTGATAAGTTGTTTACCCGTGGTTTTGATAATGAAGCCTTTGGTCCCGTTTCTGAAGAGTTGCCTCTAGCCTCTCTTCCAGTGTCAGTCCCCGTTCGTTCTCAAGATCCCCTACCTGAAGTTGCTGCTACTGCTCCCCCCGTGACTGCTTCCACCTTCTCTACTATTCCAGTTGCTACTACTTCTCATACAGAATTTGGGCCTTCTAGTAGCAATAAAGCGATGAAGAAGATTATCATTGAGGTTCCTGGGAGTGGGAACTTGCTGAAAATATCTAGTCAAGCTGATGTATGGTTGAAACCTTTGCTTGGTCAAGTAGAGAAGGCAAAATTGGAGAGTCACGACTCATTGACTTGGATAAATGATATTGTTCATTAATCTTTGAAGGTTCGAGTTTTAACTttacttcttttcttttccttgttgttgttttcttttatttaacCACAACTCCCTTCCTTTCTTTTGTAGATCAATTTGATAGGCACAGCGCTTATGAAAAGGATTGTTCATACCGAGCAACAAGTCATTGATTACCTTACTGAAGCTGACAACTGGAAGGAGCAATTTGAGGGTCTTCAACTAGAGAAGGAAGTTTTGGCTGAAGAGAAGAATGCCTTGGAGCAACAAGAGAAGATGGTTGCGGCTGAGTTAGCAATTGAAAAGGCATCTTCAAGTCAAGTTGGCAAAGACAAGGATATCCTTTAGTCTTCATTCGCTGAGTAGCTTTTGAAAGACACTGAAAAGATAAGGGGTCTGAAGGAACTTCTTAACCAGAAAAAGACTGATGCCGGAGAGTTAGTTCAATCACTTACACAAACTCAAGAAGATCTCTGTGCCTCTTCTGATAAGATCAAGTTCTTAGAGAGTTCTCTTGCCCATTTGAAGACTGCCTTTGATGCTTCCAAAGTTGAGAAAGAAGAGCTGAAGGCTGAGATTGACCAGTGGGAGAAAGATTATGAAACTCTTGAAGATAAGTTGACAATCGATGTGAGTTGGGCTTTTTTGAATACCCGCCTCGAAACTTTGATAGAGGTTAGCCAGGAAGGCTTGCTGAGATCGCCAAAGCTATAGAAACGATTGAAAAAACTCAGCAAAGTCAAAGCTTTTCCTCACCTGAGGTTTATGTTCCCGAAGGTGATGATCCTATTCCTGGTGAAGTTAGTGCTCAAGCCCCTACTCCTGGTGAAGTTAGTGCTCAAGCCCCTACTCCTTAAGCTGAATCTTCTCTCGTTGTTGATGATGCCACCTTGGATACTGCCCCTTAGTTTTATTTGAAACATTTTGAtgggaattttttttttctttttggaatgGATGTTAGTTTTTACCCCTATCTTGTTTTGGGGTTTGATAACAAACAAGTTCCTTAGTTTTGGCCAAGTTTAATATATAAATTTTTGCTTATTTTTATGTTGAGTTTTTGTTTTACTCTTTGGCTTTTAAACCTGCATTTAAAATGCTTTAATATTTCGTGATTTTGATTGACACAAATTTTTATAAAAGAGAGCCCCTTTATAAACGACACTAATAAATAAGACGTCTCAACTTCATATTGATGTAAATATATGAAAGTAGTAGAAAAAGGAATACTTTGAGGAAGTTTCATGAATAATTTGAAGAAGTTTCatgctttgaactttcaaattttataaaaCACTTTTCATGTATAcaaataactttttgtacaacatCTACAATTTTTTTCATAATTGTTTTCTTTGTAACAAGTTTCAAAATTTCTGGTCTATTTAGTAATCCGTGACTAATTATTGCCCTTAACCTATAAATTCGTAGGAACTTGAAATGTATCTTGTGTCCATCTTGTATCTTTCCCGCGAGTTTATACCTTATCAAGGCTACTTCAAAGATTTTTTACTCAGGCTTGTTTTTTGGCTCTTGATTAGCTCTTGACTTTTGACTTTTGGGCTGATCCAGGCTTGAATTCTGACTTTTAGTCTTCTTTACCTTTATATATATAGTCCTCCAAGTgttagagctttgaagtatgaaattTCGAGCACTTGATCATTCCTTCCATTTGATCCATTTCctgaaaagaaaaatacataCGGGACTTGAAGGTACacatttagatgatgactgcttaacccTTTTTATTTCCATCAGAAAGGTTATAACCTAGACCGGGAATAATTTTGTATTTCGCGTGTCTTTCGGGTCTAATGTCATCATTGGTATGGgctagctttttgcctatcatctaaaattgttagtataatttaaaagaacaaaataaaatcaCAGTTGAGCGATACCTGACCGTGGGTACTTCCTTTGCCTAGAAGTAATACTTCTTTAAATGAACATCATTCTAATTCGACGGTACTACCTTGCCTTCCATGGTTTCCAACTCATAAGCCCCTTTTTCTAGAGATGCTTCGAATCTTGTAAGGACCTTCCCAATTTAGACTCAACTTCCCTGCACCAGTTGCTTTTGTTGTTTGAAAAACCTTTTTGAGAACATAGTTCCCAATCTTGAAGTATCTGAGATGAGCTTTCCTGTTGTAGTATCTCTTAATAATTTGCTTCTGAGCTGCCATTCTTATTAGAGCCGTTTCTCTCTTTTCCTTGAGTAAATCTAAATTCGTTCTCATCTCTTCACAATTTGATTCATCAGTtgcttgtataaatcttgtaCTTGGATCACCTATTTTAACTGGAATTAAGGCTTCAGCATCATAAACAAGTGAAAATGGAGTCTCTCACATGCCTGTCTTTGTTGTCGTTTGATAATCCCATAATACTCCTGGTAGCACCTCAGGCCACTTGCCTTTTGATTCCTCTAATCTCTTTTTCAAATTATTAATAATAACCTTATTTGTTGATTCAGCTTGTCCATTGGCCACAGGGTGATAAAGTGAGGAAGTTATTTGTTTAATCTGCCAACTCTGAAATGATTTTGTGACTTTCGTGCCTATGAACTGTGGGccattatcacatacgatttCTCTTGGCACTCCAAATCGACATATAATGTTTCGCCAAATAAAGTCCATGACTTACTTCTCTCGTACCTGTTTGAAGGCTCCTGCCtctacccatttggaaaaataatctgTTAATACTAACAAAAATcgtacctttcctttagcttgtggCAATGGTCccacgatatccatcccccacttcatgaatggccatggaaaAATAATCGTATGTAATAGCTCTGCTGGGCGATGCATGTTATTGCCATATAGTTAGCATTTATCACACTTTGCCACAAAACTTTCTGCATCTTCTTCCATTTtcggccagtagtatcctgctctaattaaAGTCTTTACCAAGGATCTTCCTCCTGTGTGATTTCTACAATGTTCCTCGTGTACTTCTCTCATCATATATTTTGTCTGAGCAGGTCGGACGCATCTTGATAAAGGTCCCCCGAACATTTTTCGATATAAATTTTCTCGAATTAAGCAGTAACGAGCAGCTTTTCGTCAAAGTAACTGAGACTCTTTCTTGTCTTCAGGTAAGGTTCCATACTGCAGAAAATTAACAaattcatttctccagtcccaagttaaattattgaaatttacctcATTTTTATCTTGgtcgagtgctgaatgaaacaaaTGTATTACGATAGCGTTTTCTGCATTTGCTATTTCCGTAACTGACATGAGATTCGCTAGTGCATCTGCTTCCGCATTCTCTTCCCTGGGTATTTGCATAATTTTTCATGTTTGAAATTGTCTTATCAATTCTCGTGTCTTTTCCAAATATTGCTGCATTCGTGCCTCTCTAGCTATATATGTCCCCTGCATTTGGTTAACTACCAGCTGGGAATCAGTTTTAATTATGATTTGCTCTATAGCCAATTCTCGTGCCAGTTCCAAACCTGCAATTACAGCCTCGTACTCTGCTCCATTATTAGTAATGGGATAGAATTTTATTGCTTGTATTATACTTTCTCCCGAAAGTGGGATTAAAACAATACCTAAAC from Nicotiana tomentosiformis chromosome 11, ASM39032v3, whole genome shotgun sequence encodes:
- the LOC138902057 gene encoding uncharacterized protein: MDFIWRNIICRFGVPREIVCDNGPQFIGTKVTKSFQSWQIKQITSSLYHPVANGQAESTNKVIINNLKKRLEESKVKIGDPSTRFIQATDESNCEEMRTNLDLLKEKRETALIRMAAQKQIIKRYYNRKAHLRYFKIGNYVLKKVFQTTKATGAGKLSLNWEGPYKIRSISRKRGL